In the genome of Mytilus edulis chromosome 3, xbMytEdul2.2, whole genome shotgun sequence, one region contains:
- the LOC139514200 gene encoding myosin-VIIa-like isoform X3 translates to MAERRSKNISNISVTKERAVPSKISASAFDDDDRHFDTSLAADETSNRTSIKRGSTSTDIAELNPKFGTSTLSKSAPIAEKVAAALNEQANAEENGLTNGNGSTDRDSEGPSSIHSDEIASSSSSFELSDPSSSSSSWAKFAQTYFQTKGCHSYSCSSLQQPLLPKKDRSDHLASLASWVTILRIMGDLPDADVGDTLAVAGTAPAVVTTVREYFQKKYTKKDIEETQKRYSELFKDPAHSGVTSIPFLPERSGGMLDKVQYVTALGIYRPEIRDELYCQVCRQLTNNPSRNSTVRGWVLLSLFAGSFAPSERLAPSFLQFLKDSSPVFAEKVERLVRRTFISGTRGFPPSWLEFQAAKNGKPILIPIALMNNHRMLVTADSVTTVQELCHQICDRIGITDDSGFSVYITLMQRISCLGHGLHRIMDAVAECEQNTKQMGMRESSSAWRLYFRKEYFVPWHNAKLDEISTELVYHQVMRGISVGEYKCDKEEILVLMAAQRYFCESQDSFEPMNLTSFLNSWLPEESKKAKDMAFWEEQVKKAIKEEFPKGKKVTAESLRADIVTYAKDKWHSQFSRFYDASKVISPAMTLQNGIVGVNSKQIDIMDEKENARNHLTFLEIGTVSRTRNSTTITTLSGEEYVMHSNHSEDLHSHLTQFLEGLKRKSKYAVVVQDSSQLEGAIGVNVAKGDLVILDGPYENYIDADIITGMCKRTDKISVMPRDLLYILPTPDEPASDSMGMLTMQLKKDPTVFINLSASEKTEHTLEAYSKVHFRPTNDNTVTKVLKQVSFRKEKSATPWQFSKDPIKKPLLRKTAFKEELRSTSCRCFLSIQQYMGDAINKDRLAESDIVNNYIINPAIRSRHIREEVYCQLIKQLTNNPDKGSTEKGFKLLYFLTSTVSPSYELTQHCEAFLRGNKHKLAKICLDSLRRTKEFGVTKCRDGCRRYPPHTREHESFSYTTQKISIQIRFPFGEQQTFDIEPTERVGSFRNMIANKLGLAVAEDYGIFFGLQDRVINARETEYFMDALTHVERFWLRQPEPISPGTSSTTQKVDLTIFFMKKLWVDAVPGEEVLSDVEFHFPQEVPNYLRGYHKCKMEETVKLSSLLYTAQHGQDMTALKNLEKDQSFLIPQTMHGEKPGKEWKSLIESSLQNYNSLKSEDAKIEFLKILSTLPTYGSVFFEVKQRSVKTYPKNILLAVNKDGVIFLDASNKGILARYGYNKIPNWAYDENSFTLVVGESSSAVKIYLETNVGHNLDDIVMCYVAWMMNKHIKKRPSAAGVTVGESSC, encoded by the exons ATGGCTGAGAGAAGGTCTAAG AACATTAGTAATATATCTGTTACAAAGGAACGGGCTGTGCCATCGAAAATATCAGCCTCAGCTTTTGATGATGACGATCGCCATTTTGACACGTCACTTGCAGCAGATGAGACTTCTAACAGGACCAGCATTAAGCGAGGATCAACATCCACTGACATTGCGGAGCTTAATCCAAAATTTGGTACCAGTACATTGTCCAAATCTGCACCCATAGCAGAAAAAGTG GCTGCTGCACTCAATGAGCAAGCCAACGCTGAAGAAAATGGACTCACTAATGGAAACGGAAGTACGGACAGAGACTCTGAAGGCCCATCTAGTATACATTCAGATGAGATTGCGTCATCTTCCAGCTCTTTTGAACTTAGTGACCCGTCATCATCCAGTAGTAGCTGGGCAAAATTTGCTCAGACATATTTTCAGACAAAAGGTTGCCATAGTTACAGTTGTTCATCCTTACAACAACCACTTCTTCCCAAGAAAGACAGAAGTGACCACTTG GCATCTTTGGCATCTTGGGTGACAATATTACGAATAATGGGAGATCTTCCGGATGCAGATGTAGGTGATACATTGGCAGTAGCAGGG aCTGCACCTGCTGTTGTAACCACAGTTAGAGAATACttccaaaaaaaatatacaaagaaagaCATTGAAGAAACACAGAAAAGATACTCAGAACTg TTTAAAGACCCTGCACATTCTGGAGTAACCAGTATTCCATTTTTACCTGAAAGAAGTGGTGGTATGTTAGACAAAGTACAGTATGTTACAGCGTTAGGAATATACCGACCAGAAATCAG aGATGAATTATATTGCCAAGTTTGCAGACAGTTAACTAATAATCCTTCGAGAAACAGCACAGTCAGAGGTTGGGTTTTATTAAGCTTGTTTGCTGGCAGCTTTGCACCATCAGAACGG CTTGCCCCAAGTTTCCTACAGTTTTTAAAAGACAGTTCTCCAGTGTTTGCAGAAAAAGTGGAGAGATTGGTTAGAAGGACCTTTATTTCTGGTACACGTGGGTTTCCACCTAGTTGGTTGGAGTTTCAG GCGGCTAAGAATGGAAAACCAATATTAATTCCTATAGCTTTGATGAACAACCACAGAATGTTAGTAACTGCTGATTCTGTAACGACTGTTCAGGAACTTTGCCATCAGATCTGTGATAGAATAGGAATAACAGATGATTCAGGCTTTTCTGTATATATAACATTGATGCAAAGG ATATCTTGCCTTGGTCATGGTTTGCATCGAATTATGGATGCAGTTGCTGAATGCGAACAGAACACAAAACAAATGGGAATGAGAGAAAGCAGTTCAGCTTGGAGACTTTATTTCAGGAAAGAATATTTTGTTCCATGGCATAATGCAAAATTGGACGAAATTTCTACTGAACTTGTTTATCACCAAGTGATGAGAGGAATATCTGTTGGTGAATACAAGTGTGACAAG gaGGAAATTCTAGTCTTGATGGCGGCTCAAAGATATTTTTGTGAATCTCAAGATAGTTTCGAACCAATGAACTTGACATCATTTTTAAATTCATGGCTTCCAGAGGAATCGAAAAAAGCAAAAGACATGGCATTTTGGGAAGAACAAGTGAAAAAAGCTATTAAAGAAGAATTTCCAAAAGGAAAAAAAGTGACAGCCGAATCTCTTAGAGCTGACATTGTGACATATGCAAAAGATAAATGGCATTCGCAGTTTTCTAGGTTTTATGATGCATCAAAAGTTATATCACCTGCAATGACATTACAGAATGGAATAGTTGGtgtaaattcaaaacaaattgacATTATGGACGAAAAAGAAAATGCGCGAAACCATTTAACATTTCTTGAAATTGGAACTGTATCGAGAACAAG GAATTCGACGACCATCACCACTTTGAGCGGTGAGGAATATGTTATGCATTCAAATCATTCAGAGGACCTCCATTCTCATCTTACACAATTCTTAGAAGGATTAAAGCGGAAATCAAAATATGCTGTAGTTGTTCAGGATTCATCCCAGTTGG AAGGTGCAATAGGTGTGAATGTAGCCAAAGGAGATTTAGTTATATTAGATGGACCTTACGAAAATTATATAGATGCAGATATAATTACGGGCATGTGCAAACGTACAGACAAGATAAGTGTGATGCCACGTGATTTGCTGTACATACTTCCTACCCCCGATGAACCTGCATCCGACTCAATG ggTATGCTCACTATGCAACTGAAAAAGGACCCAACAGTATTTATCAACTTATCAGCTAGTGAAAAGACAGAACACACACTGGAAGCATATTCCAAAGTTCATTTTCG ACCTACCAATGACAATACAGTAACTAAGGTGCTGAAACAGGTATCTTTTAGAAAAGAAAAGTCAGCAACGCCATGGCAATTCTCAAAAGACCCAATCAAGAAACCATTGCTACGCAAAACAGCATTTAAAGAAGAACTACGATCAACGAGTTGTCGATGCTTTTTAT CTATTCAGCAATATATGGGAGACGCTATCAATAAGGACAGACTTGCCGAGTCAGATATAGTGAATAACTATATTATTAATCCGGCTATAAGAAGC CGTCACATTCGAGAAGAAGTTTACTGCCAGTTAATAAAACAGCTGACAAATAATCCTGACAA gGGAAGTACAGAAAAGGGATTCAAACTATTATACTTCCTGACTTCGACTGTGTCCCCAAGCTATGAATTAACCCAACACTGTGAAGCATTTTTAAGAGGAAACAAACACAAGTTGGCGAAGATTTGTTTGGATAGTTTGCGACGAACAAAGGA ATTTGGAGTAACAAAATGCAG AGATGGCTGTAGACGTTATCCTCCTCATACAAGGGAACATGAATCATTCAGCTATACTACTCAAAAGATTTCTATTCAGATCCGTTTTCCATTTGGAGAACAGCAG ACGTTTGACATTGAACCAACAGAAAGAGTGGGAAGCTTTCGAAACATGATTGCGAACAAACTTGGGCTTGCAGTTGCAGAAGACTACGGGATATTCTTTGGATTACAAGACAGAG TGATAAATGCTAGGGAAACAGAATATTTCATGGATGCTCTTACACATGTAGAAAGGTTTTGGCTACGGCAACCGGAACCAATTTCGCCAGGTA CATCAAGCACTACACAGAAAGTTGATCTAACTATATTCTTCATGAAGAAGCTATGGGTTGATGCTGTGCCAGGAGAGGAGGTGTTATCAGATGTTGAATTTCATTTTCCACAG gaaGTGCCAAATTACCTTCGCGGCTATCACAAATGTAAAATGGAGGAAACTGTGAAATTGTCATCTTTGTTGTACACTGCTCAGCATGGTCAGGATATGACTGCTTTGAAGAATTTAGA AAAGGACCAATCGTTTTTAATTCCACAAACAATGCATGGAGAAAAACCAGGCAAAGAGTGGAAATCA CTTATAGAAAGTAGTCTTCAAAATTACAATTCCTTGAAGTCAGAAGACGCCAAAATTGAATTTCTGAAAATATTGAGTACTCTTCCCACCTATGGATCCGTTTTCTTTGAAGTGAAG CAAAGAAGTGTTAAGACTTATCCAAAGAATATTTTGCTTGCTGTTAACAAAGACGGTGTTATTTTTCTTGACGCTAGTAATAAG GGTATTTTAGCAAGATATGGTTACAACAAGATTCCAAACTGGGCATATGATGAAAACTCATTCACATTGGTTGTTGGTGAATCCTCGAGTGCAGTGAAGATTTATTTGGAAACAAATGTG gGCCATAATTTAGATGATATTGTTATGTGCTATGTTGCATGGATGATGAATAAGCACATTAAGAAACGACCAAGTGCAGCTGGTGTTACCGTTGGAGAGTCCTCCTGTTAA
- the LOC139514200 gene encoding myosin-VIIa-like isoform X1: MAERRSKNISNISVTKERAVPSKISASAFDDDDRHFDTSLAADETSNRTSIKRGSTSTDIAELNPKFGTSTLSKSAPIAEKVAAALNEQANAEENGLTNGNGSTDRDSEGPSSIHSDEIASSSSSFELSDPSSSSSSWAKFAQTYFQTKGCHSYSCSSLQQPLLPKKDRSDHLASLASWVTILRIMGDLPDADVGDTLAVAGTAPAVVTTVREYFQKKYTKKDIEETQKRYSELFKDPAHSGVTSIPFLPERSGGMLDKVQYVTALGIYRPEIRDELYCQVCRQLTNNPSRNSTVRGWVLLSLFAGSFAPSERLAPSFLQFLKDSSPVFAEKVERLVRRTFISGTRGFPPSWLEFQAAKNGKPILIPIALMNNHRMLVTADSVTTVQELCHQICDRIGITDDSGFSVYITLMQRISCLGHGLHRIMDAVAECEQNTKQMGMRESSSAWRLYFRKEYFVPWHNAKLDEISTELVYHQVMRGISVGEYKCDKEEILVLMAAQRYFCESQDSFEPMNLTSFLNSWLPEESKKAKDMAFWEEQVKKAIKEEFPKGKKVTAESLRADIVTYAKDKWHSQFSRFYDASKVISPAMTLQNGIVGVNSKQIDIMDEKENARNHLTFLEIGTVSRTRNSTTITTLSGEEYVMHSNHSEDLHSHLTQFLEGLKRKSKYAVVVQDSSQLEGAIGVNVAKGDLVILDGPYENYIDADIITGMCKRTDKISVMPRDLLYILPTPDEPASDSMGMLTMQLKKDPTVFINLSASEKTEHTLEAYSKVHFRPTNDNTVTKVLKQVSFRKEKSATPWQFSKDPIKKPLLRKTAFKEELRSTSCRCFLSIQQYMGDAINKDRLAESDIVNNYIINPAIRSRHIREEVYCQLIKQLTNNPDKGSTEKGFKLLYFLTSTVSPSYELTQHCEAFLRGNKHKLAKICLDSLRRTKEFGVTKCRDGCRRYPPHTREHESFSYTTQKISIQIRFPFGEQQTFDIEPTERVGSFRNMIANKLGLAVAEDYGIFFGLQDRGSNLYSSSLAVLINARETEYFMDALTHVERFWLRQPEPISPGTSSTTQKVDLTIFFMKKLWVDAVPGEEVLSDVEFHFPQEVPNYLRGYHKCKMEETVKLSSLLYTAQHGQDMTALKNLEKDQSFLIPQTMHGEKPGKEWKSLIESSLQNYNSLKSEDAKIEFLKILSTLPTYGSVFFEVKQRSVKTYPKNILLAVNKDGVIFLDASNKGILARYGYNKIPNWAYDENSFTLVVGESSSAVKIYLETNVGHNLDDIVMCYVAWMMNKHIKKRPSAAGVTVGESSC, translated from the exons ATGGCTGAGAGAAGGTCTAAG AACATTAGTAATATATCTGTTACAAAGGAACGGGCTGTGCCATCGAAAATATCAGCCTCAGCTTTTGATGATGACGATCGCCATTTTGACACGTCACTTGCAGCAGATGAGACTTCTAACAGGACCAGCATTAAGCGAGGATCAACATCCACTGACATTGCGGAGCTTAATCCAAAATTTGGTACCAGTACATTGTCCAAATCTGCACCCATAGCAGAAAAAGTG GCTGCTGCACTCAATGAGCAAGCCAACGCTGAAGAAAATGGACTCACTAATGGAAACGGAAGTACGGACAGAGACTCTGAAGGCCCATCTAGTATACATTCAGATGAGATTGCGTCATCTTCCAGCTCTTTTGAACTTAGTGACCCGTCATCATCCAGTAGTAGCTGGGCAAAATTTGCTCAGACATATTTTCAGACAAAAGGTTGCCATAGTTACAGTTGTTCATCCTTACAACAACCACTTCTTCCCAAGAAAGACAGAAGTGACCACTTG GCATCTTTGGCATCTTGGGTGACAATATTACGAATAATGGGAGATCTTCCGGATGCAGATGTAGGTGATACATTGGCAGTAGCAGGG aCTGCACCTGCTGTTGTAACCACAGTTAGAGAATACttccaaaaaaaatatacaaagaaagaCATTGAAGAAACACAGAAAAGATACTCAGAACTg TTTAAAGACCCTGCACATTCTGGAGTAACCAGTATTCCATTTTTACCTGAAAGAAGTGGTGGTATGTTAGACAAAGTACAGTATGTTACAGCGTTAGGAATATACCGACCAGAAATCAG aGATGAATTATATTGCCAAGTTTGCAGACAGTTAACTAATAATCCTTCGAGAAACAGCACAGTCAGAGGTTGGGTTTTATTAAGCTTGTTTGCTGGCAGCTTTGCACCATCAGAACGG CTTGCCCCAAGTTTCCTACAGTTTTTAAAAGACAGTTCTCCAGTGTTTGCAGAAAAAGTGGAGAGATTGGTTAGAAGGACCTTTATTTCTGGTACACGTGGGTTTCCACCTAGTTGGTTGGAGTTTCAG GCGGCTAAGAATGGAAAACCAATATTAATTCCTATAGCTTTGATGAACAACCACAGAATGTTAGTAACTGCTGATTCTGTAACGACTGTTCAGGAACTTTGCCATCAGATCTGTGATAGAATAGGAATAACAGATGATTCAGGCTTTTCTGTATATATAACATTGATGCAAAGG ATATCTTGCCTTGGTCATGGTTTGCATCGAATTATGGATGCAGTTGCTGAATGCGAACAGAACACAAAACAAATGGGAATGAGAGAAAGCAGTTCAGCTTGGAGACTTTATTTCAGGAAAGAATATTTTGTTCCATGGCATAATGCAAAATTGGACGAAATTTCTACTGAACTTGTTTATCACCAAGTGATGAGAGGAATATCTGTTGGTGAATACAAGTGTGACAAG gaGGAAATTCTAGTCTTGATGGCGGCTCAAAGATATTTTTGTGAATCTCAAGATAGTTTCGAACCAATGAACTTGACATCATTTTTAAATTCATGGCTTCCAGAGGAATCGAAAAAAGCAAAAGACATGGCATTTTGGGAAGAACAAGTGAAAAAAGCTATTAAAGAAGAATTTCCAAAAGGAAAAAAAGTGACAGCCGAATCTCTTAGAGCTGACATTGTGACATATGCAAAAGATAAATGGCATTCGCAGTTTTCTAGGTTTTATGATGCATCAAAAGTTATATCACCTGCAATGACATTACAGAATGGAATAGTTGGtgtaaattcaaaacaaattgacATTATGGACGAAAAAGAAAATGCGCGAAACCATTTAACATTTCTTGAAATTGGAACTGTATCGAGAACAAG GAATTCGACGACCATCACCACTTTGAGCGGTGAGGAATATGTTATGCATTCAAATCATTCAGAGGACCTCCATTCTCATCTTACACAATTCTTAGAAGGATTAAAGCGGAAATCAAAATATGCTGTAGTTGTTCAGGATTCATCCCAGTTGG AAGGTGCAATAGGTGTGAATGTAGCCAAAGGAGATTTAGTTATATTAGATGGACCTTACGAAAATTATATAGATGCAGATATAATTACGGGCATGTGCAAACGTACAGACAAGATAAGTGTGATGCCACGTGATTTGCTGTACATACTTCCTACCCCCGATGAACCTGCATCCGACTCAATG ggTATGCTCACTATGCAACTGAAAAAGGACCCAACAGTATTTATCAACTTATCAGCTAGTGAAAAGACAGAACACACACTGGAAGCATATTCCAAAGTTCATTTTCG ACCTACCAATGACAATACAGTAACTAAGGTGCTGAAACAGGTATCTTTTAGAAAAGAAAAGTCAGCAACGCCATGGCAATTCTCAAAAGACCCAATCAAGAAACCATTGCTACGCAAAACAGCATTTAAAGAAGAACTACGATCAACGAGTTGTCGATGCTTTTTAT CTATTCAGCAATATATGGGAGACGCTATCAATAAGGACAGACTTGCCGAGTCAGATATAGTGAATAACTATATTATTAATCCGGCTATAAGAAGC CGTCACATTCGAGAAGAAGTTTACTGCCAGTTAATAAAACAGCTGACAAATAATCCTGACAA gGGAAGTACAGAAAAGGGATTCAAACTATTATACTTCCTGACTTCGACTGTGTCCCCAAGCTATGAATTAACCCAACACTGTGAAGCATTTTTAAGAGGAAACAAACACAAGTTGGCGAAGATTTGTTTGGATAGTTTGCGACGAACAAAGGA ATTTGGAGTAACAAAATGCAG AGATGGCTGTAGACGTTATCCTCCTCATACAAGGGAACATGAATCATTCAGCTATACTACTCAAAAGATTTCTATTCAGATCCGTTTTCCATTTGGAGAACAGCAG ACGTTTGACATTGAACCAACAGAAAGAGTGGGAAGCTTTCGAAACATGATTGCGAACAAACTTGGGCTTGCAGTTGCAGAAGACTACGGGATATTCTTTGGATTACAAGACAGAGGTTCCAACCTTTACTCATCATCTTTGGCTGTGT TGATAAATGCTAGGGAAACAGAATATTTCATGGATGCTCTTACACATGTAGAAAGGTTTTGGCTACGGCAACCGGAACCAATTTCGCCAGGTA CATCAAGCACTACACAGAAAGTTGATCTAACTATATTCTTCATGAAGAAGCTATGGGTTGATGCTGTGCCAGGAGAGGAGGTGTTATCAGATGTTGAATTTCATTTTCCACAG gaaGTGCCAAATTACCTTCGCGGCTATCACAAATGTAAAATGGAGGAAACTGTGAAATTGTCATCTTTGTTGTACACTGCTCAGCATGGTCAGGATATGACTGCTTTGAAGAATTTAGA AAAGGACCAATCGTTTTTAATTCCACAAACAATGCATGGAGAAAAACCAGGCAAAGAGTGGAAATCA CTTATAGAAAGTAGTCTTCAAAATTACAATTCCTTGAAGTCAGAAGACGCCAAAATTGAATTTCTGAAAATATTGAGTACTCTTCCCACCTATGGATCCGTTTTCTTTGAAGTGAAG CAAAGAAGTGTTAAGACTTATCCAAAGAATATTTTGCTTGCTGTTAACAAAGACGGTGTTATTTTTCTTGACGCTAGTAATAAG GGTATTTTAGCAAGATATGGTTACAACAAGATTCCAAACTGGGCATATGATGAAAACTCATTCACATTGGTTGTTGGTGAATCCTCGAGTGCAGTGAAGATTTATTTGGAAACAAATGTG gGCCATAATTTAGATGATATTGTTATGTGCTATGTTGCATGGATGATGAATAAGCACATTAAGAAACGACCAAGTGCAGCTGGTGTTACCGTTGGAGAGTCCTCCTGTTAA